From Psychrobium sp. MM17-31, the proteins below share one genomic window:
- a CDS encoding permease has protein sequence MNITSEMIENTLGMFAFLAVELTLLFLLISYIVGVLQLYIPPQKIQQILSDKKGKGYIIAGFLGAITPFCSCSTIPFLKGLLRAKAGFGTMMVFLFASPLLNPIIIGLFAVTFGVEVTVFYFVMAMGVSIIAGFVLEKLGFEKYVKADAYAQPQISGCGTGCGQAAPVNKWLKIWHSTWKDFLKVLPYLLGGIALGSMIYGFMPTEFVANVASEDNPFAIPVAAVIGIPLYIRAEAVIPLSAALAAKGMGLGAVMALIIGSAGASLTEVILLKSIFKNKMIAAFLFVILSMAVSAGFIYSWLF, from the coding sequence ATGAATATCACCTCTGAAATGATAGAAAATACCCTCGGGATGTTTGCATTCCTAGCCGTAGAGCTCACCCTCTTATTCCTACTCATTAGCTATATTGTTGGCGTATTACAGCTATACATTCCACCGCAAAAAATCCAACAGATCCTCAGTGATAAAAAGGGGAAGGGATACATCATCGCCGGATTCTTAGGTGCCATTACCCCGTTTTGCTCATGCTCAACAATTCCATTTTTAAAAGGGCTTTTACGGGCAAAAGCAGGCTTTGGCACCATGATGGTATTCCTGTTTGCTAGCCCGCTTCTAAATCCGATTATTATTGGCTTATTCGCCGTTACCTTTGGTGTTGAAGTCACTGTATTTTATTTTGTGATGGCGATGGGCGTATCGATCATTGCAGGATTTGTATTGGAGAAATTAGGATTTGAAAAATACGTTAAAGCCGATGCCTATGCACAGCCGCAAATTTCAGGCTGTGGCACAGGCTGTGGCCAAGCTGCTCCAGTCAACAAATGGCTTAAGATTTGGCACAGTACCTGGAAAGACTTCTTAAAAGTATTGCCATACCTATTAGGCGGTATTGCCCTTGGTTCGATGATTTACGGCTTTATGCCAACAGAGTTTGTGGCCAATGTCGCCAGCGAAGACAATCCATTTGCAATCCCTGTTGCAGCGGTTATCGGTATTCCACTCTACATTCGTGCTGAAGCGGTGATCCCGCTAAGTGCCGCCTTAGCAGCGAAAGGTATGGGGTTAGGGGCAGTCATGGCATTAATCATCGGTAGTGCTGGTGCCAGCTTAACGGAAGTTATTTTATTAAAATCAATTTTCAAAAACAAAATGATCGCCGCGTTCTTATTTGTGATTCTATCGATGGCGGTTAGTGCTGGCTTTATCTATAGCTGGTTGTTCTAG
- a CDS encoding SIMPL domain-containing protein, with product MIKLKWLAAPLMAICCTVANATNLPDFPFVLVKGEATSKVAPDMATITFELIAYEKEANKAMDVVNVRGVEVVTLLKKYDVKLSDIQSFALYKEIRRQRNKDYEEGKIIGYEVSQSFDITLRNLADYSEIMDQLIGMKNLNDVNISFDVSNRKQLVQALVKKAANDAKLKASDLASGLGAELGSVYAATQDSSYNNFFARFGVSESSYSGRIERMAVSGSILQSPGMNMFTPETIELNKSIHVVYKLK from the coding sequence ATGATTAAATTAAAATGGTTAGCCGCACCTTTAATGGCTATCTGTTGTACGGTGGCTAATGCGACTAACTTACCTGATTTTCCTTTTGTGTTGGTGAAAGGTGAGGCTACATCGAAGGTTGCGCCGGATATGGCTACGATAACTTTTGAATTAATAGCGTATGAAAAAGAAGCCAACAAAGCGATGGATGTAGTTAATGTCCGAGGAGTAGAAGTGGTAACTTTACTCAAAAAATACGATGTTAAATTATCAGATATTCAGTCGTTTGCATTATACAAAGAAATCAGACGCCAACGTAATAAAGATTATGAAGAGGGAAAAATAATTGGCTACGAAGTTAGTCAAAGTTTTGATATAACGTTGAGAAATTTAGCCGACTACTCTGAAATCATGGACCAACTAATCGGCATGAAAAATTTAAATGACGTTAATATTTCGTTCGATGTTTCCAATCGTAAGCAACTCGTGCAGGCGTTGGTGAAGAAAGCAGCAAATGACGCAAAACTGAAAGCAAGTGATTTGGCTTCTGGCCTAGGTGCCGAGCTAGGCAGTGTTTATGCCGCAACGCAAGATAGTAGTTATAACAACTTCTTTGCACGTTTTGGGGTATCTGAAAGCAGCTATAGTGGAAGAATCGAGCGGATGGCAGTTTCTGGCTCTATTTTGCAGTCACCAGGGATGAACATGTTTACCCCTGAAACCATTGAACTCAATAAATCAATTCACGTGGTTTATAAACTAAAATAA
- a CDS encoding XdhC family protein yields the protein MSNRFQDILSQWHPAKDETDWALATIVQTKGSSYRKAGAHMMINSLGQSFGMLSGGCLEADLKRQARKCWDSNQPHIVCYDMSDESDISWQLGIGCGGMVRVLIQPVTKDNNYHNLAEVYQALTNHQPVSYSLDINNPSSINALSLEPTTTVRSSSFNHHSQQFTSIISSKPQLVIFGAGIDTLPLISLAKTMAWNITLIDERSNYARPSEFKSINMMINQSYQSLTNHAAIKNADAIVIMHHNIELDAKAINLAQHSNANYLGLLGPTHRTERVFEHTNHKADQLRCPLTNPIGLDLGGDLPETIALSIVSQIQAHLAQRSAKSLNQYNNTIAEVTDAS from the coding sequence ATGAGTAATAGATTTCAAGATATTTTAAGCCAATGGCATCCCGCCAAAGATGAGACCGATTGGGCACTAGCCACTATAGTACAAACCAAGGGCTCCTCATATCGCAAAGCTGGTGCACATATGATGATCAACAGCTTGGGTCAAAGCTTTGGCATGTTATCTGGTGGTTGTTTAGAAGCTGATCTCAAACGCCAAGCTCGAAAGTGCTGGGACTCGAATCAACCACATATTGTGTGCTATGACATGAGCGATGAAAGTGATATTTCATGGCAACTCGGCATCGGTTGTGGCGGCATGGTGCGGGTACTCATTCAGCCGGTCACTAAAGACAATAACTACCACAATTTGGCTGAGGTTTATCAAGCACTAACCAATCATCAGCCAGTTAGCTATTCACTCGATATCAATAACCCAAGCTCGATAAATGCGCTGAGCCTAGAACCAACAACAACAGTGAGAAGTAGCTCGTTTAATCACCACAGTCAGCAATTTACTAGCATCATCAGCTCAAAGCCCCAATTGGTTATTTTTGGCGCAGGCATAGATACCCTACCACTGATTTCATTAGCGAAAACAATGGCATGGAATATCACTCTAATTGACGAGCGCAGTAACTATGCTCGACCATCAGAATTTAAAAGCATCAACATGATGATTAATCAATCATATCAATCGCTTACAAATCACGCAGCGATAAAAAATGCCGATGCTATTGTTATCATGCATCACAATATAGAGCTCGATGCCAAAGCCATAAATTTAGCCCAACACAGCAACGCAAATTACCTTGGATTGCTAGGCCCTACTCATCGCACCGAACGCGTTTTTGAACATACAAATCACAAAGCTGATCAATTGCGATGTCCATTAACCAATCCCATCGGACTCGATTTGGGCGGCGACTTACCAGAGACCATTGCTTTGTCGATCGTTAGCCAAATTCAGGCGCATCTTGCACAGCGTTCGGCTAAATCATTAAATCAGTATAACAACACGATTGCAGAGGTGACCGATGCCTCTTAA
- a CDS encoding nucleotidyltransferase family protein: MPLNAIVLAAGKSTRFNGIKQLANLNGESLVNHTIARVDCPTINRVFVTLGAHSCRVMSQLPTHVSPLISQNWELGLGHSLADSVEQLSDLSGRLLVCLADQVAVKNEHYRQLTALSQQQPDAIIASSVNDRACVPAIFPKRFFDSLTQLTGDQGAKELLKQHAADVVTVDCPCAQQDIDTNEDLYAYQQRQT, from the coding sequence ATGCCTCTTAATGCAATAGTGCTAGCCGCCGGAAAAAGCACGCGTTTTAACGGCATTAAACAACTGGCTAACCTCAATGGTGAGAGTTTGGTTAATCACACTATCGCTCGCGTTGACTGCCCAACTATAAATCGTGTTTTTGTGACTTTAGGTGCCCACAGCTGCCGCGTAATGTCACAGCTACCAACGCATGTTAGTCCGCTAATTAGTCAAAATTGGGAGTTGGGATTAGGACACAGTTTGGCAGATTCGGTAGAGCAACTCTCAGATCTCAGCGGCCGATTGTTGGTTTGTTTAGCGGATCAAGTGGCAGTTAAAAATGAGCATTATCGTCAGCTAACAGCTCTTAGCCAGCAGCAGCCAGATGCGATCATCGCCTCATCGGTTAACGATCGTGCTTGTGTGCCAGCGATCTTCCCCAAACGCTTTTTCGATTCACTCACTCAATTGACTGGCGATCAAGGGGCTAAGGAATTATTAAAACAACACGCGGCTGATGTCGTCACCGTCGATTGCCCATGTGCGCAACAAGATATCGACACCAATGAAGATTTATATGCGTATCAACAACGCCAGACTTAA
- a CDS encoding (2Fe-2S)-binding protein: MITLNINNKEVAIDAPPEMPLLYALRDIAQMTGTKFGCGQGLCGACTVHLNGQPIRSCVTPIAAIGEQKVTTIEGLGDTPQHHVQIAWRDYKVPQCGYCQSGQQMSAAALLAQNSSPSDEQIDQHMAGNICRCGTYKRIKAAIKQAGKAIASDQTLPSNAGGQS, translated from the coding sequence ATGATCACACTCAATATCAATAATAAAGAAGTTGCTATCGACGCACCGCCAGAAATGCCGCTACTTTACGCGCTGCGGGATATTGCGCAAATGACAGGCACCAAATTTGGCTGTGGTCAAGGATTGTGCGGAGCCTGTACCGTACATTTAAACGGCCAACCAATTCGTTCTTGTGTGACACCTATTGCAGCGATTGGCGAACAAAAGGTCACCACCATCGAAGGCCTTGGCGATACCCCACAACACCACGTACAGATTGCGTGGCGCGATTATAAGGTGCCGCAATGTGGCTATTGTCAGAGCGGACAACAAATGAGCGCGGCAGCCCTACTGGCGCAAAATAGCTCGCCAAGTGACGAACAAATCGATCAGCACATGGCTGGAAACATCTGCCGCTGCGGTACTTATAAACGAATCAAAGCTGCCATCAAACAGGCGGGTAAGGCTATCGCAAGTGATCAAACCTTACCGTCAAATGCAGGAGGCCAATCATGA
- a CDS encoding molybdopterin cofactor-binding domain-containing protein has product MSQHQDTQALTRDEHSVENVSRRRFLQGLGLTSSAFVLGVSIPLQSMANATTDGQIPLNFFVSLDSSGAITIVCHRSEMGQGIRTSVPQIIADEMCADWHNVSVVQAPADREKYGSQGTAGSASIRSHFKTIRTIGATARHMLEQAAANVWSVDKSQVNAENGFVINKSTGKKLSFGELASIAAKVAAPASDAIQLKDIKDFSLIGRDVKLSDLEDIVAGKAQYAQDIQLPNMLIASITRPPVLGATIKSVDDKAARAVKGVVDVIKLKPRSFPVNVNPLGGVAVVATNTWAALEGRKKLKIDWEMGAKASHNSEQFKKELVNAVQQKGQVVRGRGDVYQHQYNDNALEATYTVPYLHHASMETPAATAVVNGDKCEIWAGTQNPQWAQGQAAAELGLAPDKMKNVILNVTLMGGAFGRKSKGDFVVEAVELAKATKRPVKVVWSREDDVKHGFYHSIAANYHKAQLDDKGNVDHWISRNAYPPIGWLFNDQTKTPSSSQLSLGFADLPFQMKNLSVENHQVESYVRPGWLRSVACINNGFALGSFVDELAHKAKVSPRQMWLNLSGNDAYIDPRDDGFDKWSNYGMVNEKDHRISTKRIKDLINLISDKANVDEKLPENQGWGISFLRSFGSYVAAASKVEVKNNKVTVLEMHTAVDCGIAVTPDRVKAQMEGAMVMGLTIALMGEITTDKGEVVQSNFHDYPVARINQIPPLHVHIVESDLAPGGIGEPGLPPVPPSITNAIFAATGKRIRDLPVNKIYSV; this is encoded by the coding sequence ATGAGTCAACATCAAGATACTCAAGCATTAACGCGTGACGAGCATAGCGTTGAAAACGTGAGTCGCCGCCGCTTTTTACAAGGATTAGGTCTCACTTCAAGCGCCTTCGTGTTAGGAGTTTCAATTCCACTGCAGAGCATGGCAAACGCCACTACCGACGGCCAAATCCCCCTCAACTTTTTTGTTAGTCTCGATAGCAGCGGCGCTATTACCATCGTCTGTCATCGCAGCGAAATGGGCCAAGGTATTCGCACCTCGGTGCCGCAAATTATCGCCGATGAGATGTGCGCCGATTGGCATAATGTTTCTGTAGTTCAGGCCCCCGCCGATCGCGAAAAATACGGCTCGCAAGGCACTGCTGGCTCGGCGTCTATCCGCAGCCACTTCAAAACGATTCGCACCATAGGCGCCACAGCACGCCATATGTTAGAGCAAGCCGCCGCCAACGTTTGGTCGGTGGATAAATCGCAGGTCAACGCGGAAAATGGATTTGTTATCAATAAATCCACTGGTAAAAAACTCAGTTTTGGCGAGCTCGCTAGCATTGCCGCTAAAGTAGCAGCGCCAGCAAGTGATGCCATTCAACTCAAAGACATTAAAGATTTCTCGCTGATTGGTCGCGACGTCAAACTCAGCGATCTTGAAGACATAGTCGCAGGCAAGGCGCAATACGCTCAAGATATTCAACTACCCAACATGCTTATCGCCAGTATCACGCGGCCACCAGTACTTGGCGCAACAATCAAATCAGTGGACGATAAAGCCGCGCGCGCCGTCAAAGGTGTCGTGGATGTTATCAAACTAAAACCGCGCAGCTTTCCCGTCAACGTCAACCCGCTTGGCGGTGTCGCTGTTGTTGCAACCAACACATGGGCGGCACTCGAAGGGCGTAAAAAGCTAAAAATCGATTGGGAAATGGGTGCTAAAGCCAGTCACAATAGCGAACAATTTAAAAAAGAATTAGTAAACGCGGTACAACAAAAAGGACAAGTGGTGCGTGGCCGTGGCGATGTTTATCAGCATCAATACAACGACAATGCACTAGAAGCCACCTATACCGTTCCTTACCTTCACCACGCTTCGATGGAAACGCCCGCTGCAACAGCCGTTGTAAATGGCGATAAATGTGAAATTTGGGCAGGAACGCAAAACCCGCAATGGGCGCAAGGGCAAGCCGCTGCTGAGCTAGGTTTAGCGCCAGATAAAATGAAAAATGTCATCCTCAATGTCACCCTGATGGGCGGCGCATTTGGTCGTAAATCAAAAGGTGATTTCGTTGTTGAGGCTGTTGAACTAGCCAAGGCGACTAAACGCCCTGTCAAAGTGGTGTGGAGCCGTGAAGACGATGTTAAACACGGTTTTTATCATTCCATTGCCGCCAATTATCACAAGGCGCAGCTCGATGATAAGGGCAATGTCGATCATTGGATCAGCCGCAATGCCTACCCGCCGATCGGCTGGCTGTTTAACGATCAAACCAAAACACCGAGTAGTAGCCAACTCTCGCTTGGCTTTGCAGATTTGCCATTTCAAATGAAAAATCTTAGCGTAGAAAATCACCAAGTTGAGTCTTATGTCCGTCCGGGTTGGCTGCGCTCTGTTGCCTGTATTAACAACGGATTCGCCCTTGGCTCATTTGTTGATGAACTCGCCCACAAAGCCAAAGTTTCACCGCGCCAAATGTGGCTTAACTTATCAGGTAATGATGCCTATATCGATCCCCGAGACGACGGTTTCGACAAATGGTCAAACTACGGCATGGTCAATGAAAAAGACCATCGCATTAGCACCAAGCGCATCAAGGATCTCATCAATCTAATCAGCGACAAAGCCAATGTTGACGAGAAGCTGCCTGAGAACCAAGGTTGGGGCATTAGCTTCTTGCGCAGTTTTGGTAGCTATGTTGCTGCGGCGTCGAAAGTTGAAGTTAAAAACAACAAGGTTACTGTGCTTGAAATGCATACAGCCGTGGACTGTGGCATAGCCGTGACGCCAGATCGCGTTAAGGCGCAAATGGAAGGCGCTATGGTGATGGGACTTACTATCGCGTTGATGGGTGAAATAACCACCGACAAAGGCGAAGTCGTGCAGTCCAATTTCCACGATTATCCAGTAGCGCGCATTAATCAAATACCGCCGCTTCACGTTCATATCGTAGAATCTGATCTCGCCCCCGGTGGCATCGGCGAGCCGGGATTACCGCCAGTTCCGCCTAGCATCACCAATGCAATTTTTGCAGCGACAGGTAAACGAATTCGCGACTTACCCGTTAACAAAATTTACTCAGTGTAA
- a CDS encoding GreA/GreB family elongation factor — translation MTVNPELIWQSLFVELTRLIGVAKDGADRAHAAATDKEAIAENKYDTRGLEASYLAHGQQERMAQCIEDNALFDELYRTKQIGDEVTLGAIVTLESDEGLRYVLIGPSAGGIKLVCDEIEVLVITPQSPLGSALMGKSVDGEVCLNINNKSQHFEILAID, via the coding sequence ATGACAGTAAATCCTGAGTTGATTTGGCAAAGCCTATTTGTCGAGCTAACTCGGCTGATTGGCGTTGCTAAAGACGGCGCCGATCGGGCACACGCTGCGGCGACCGATAAAGAAGCCATTGCCGAAAATAAATACGACACCCGTGGCTTAGAAGCATCCTACCTTGCTCATGGCCAGCAAGAGCGCATGGCGCAATGCATTGAAGATAATGCATTATTTGATGAGCTTTATCGCACTAAACAAATTGGCGATGAAGTTACGCTCGGTGCTATTGTCACTCTAGAGTCAGATGAAGGTTTGCGTTATGTACTTATTGGTCCAAGTGCCGGTGGTATTAAATTGGTTTGTGATGAGATTGAAGTGTTGGTTATCACGCCGCAATCGCCACTGGGTAGTGCGTTAATGGGCAAGAGTGTTGATGGCGAAGTTTGTTTGAATATTAATAACAAAAGCCAGCACTTTGAGATACTGGCTATTGATTAG
- a CDS encoding methyl-accepting chemotaxis protein → MLTLARKIQLALAFIGFSLLLTTVLYFYNDEKNMAEDYVAINLESIAQNYFDSVNTMMLTGTMANRKIFQEKILSHHDIVEAKIIRTDIVNKLYGKGFSDQVAVDDFERSGLAGNEGTQIVTKDGKRIMQYILPIYAHADYRGTNCLACHQAKENDILGAVKVSYDLSKSDSNIHTSIVKAGLLQLFVTLVCFGVLGFILYKLIFMRINRLKGHLNNIERDLDLSKELVIHHDDELSDLSRAINSLMRKFRESLLNVSQATHDLTSAAKDVNDISMLTKEAVLTQKTATESVAAAINELDASAKEVENHTQFAAQKSIEANQGASKGLTIAEDAHQGINVLRDEVQVNSKKIEELGAKTSEVGTVLEVITQIAEQTNLLALNAAIEAARAGEQGRGFAVVADEVRSLATRTGESIVEIQETINSLQQTAGEAVESMVNVSHEANEKADNVANVANLLTDIAAQIQELDELNSQISTAAHQQNLAADEINENVINISDVAEKSAEDAIKGEEISLSLLELANGLTAQVDKFKL, encoded by the coding sequence ATGCTAACTTTGGCTCGCAAAATACAGCTAGCACTAGCCTTTATTGGCTTCTCGTTATTATTAACAACCGTGCTCTATTTTTATAACGACGAAAAAAACATGGCTGAAGACTACGTCGCCATCAATCTCGAAAGCATCGCGCAAAACTATTTCGATTCCGTCAACACCATGATGCTCACAGGCACCATGGCCAATCGAAAAATTTTCCAAGAAAAAATACTCTCCCACCACGACATCGTCGAAGCAAAAATTATCCGTACCGACATCGTAAATAAGCTATACGGCAAAGGCTTTAGCGACCAAGTAGCGGTCGATGACTTTGAACGCTCAGGATTAGCGGGCAATGAAGGCACCCAAATAGTTACCAAAGACGGTAAGCGCATCATGCAATACATTTTGCCGATTTACGCCCATGCCGACTATCGTGGCACCAATTGTTTAGCCTGTCATCAAGCCAAAGAAAACGATATCTTGGGTGCGGTAAAAGTCAGTTACGATTTGTCAAAAAGCGATAGCAATATTCACACCTCGATTGTCAAAGCAGGCTTGTTGCAACTATTCGTGACCTTGGTTTGTTTTGGTGTCTTAGGATTCATTCTTTACAAACTTATCTTTATGCGCATCAACCGCTTAAAGGGTCATTTAAATAATATTGAACGCGACCTAGATTTGAGCAAAGAATTAGTGATTCATCACGACGATGAGCTAAGCGACTTAAGCCGCGCCATTAACTCATTAATGCGCAAGTTTAGAGAAAGCTTACTCAATGTTTCGCAAGCAACACATGATCTAACTAGCGCCGCCAAAGACGTTAACGACATATCGATGCTCACCAAAGAAGCTGTGCTAACGCAAAAAACCGCAACCGAATCTGTGGCGGCGGCGATAAATGAATTAGATGCTTCAGCCAAAGAAGTCGAAAATCACACTCAGTTCGCCGCACAAAAATCGATTGAAGCAAACCAAGGTGCAAGCAAAGGCTTAACCATTGCCGAAGACGCTCATCAAGGCATCAATGTGCTGCGTGATGAAGTGCAGGTTAACAGTAAAAAAATCGAAGAACTTGGCGCGAAAACCAGCGAAGTTGGTACTGTGTTAGAAGTCATCACCCAAATTGCCGAACAAACCAACCTACTCGCGCTAAACGCCGCTATCGAGGCTGCGCGTGCTGGCGAACAAGGCCGTGGCTTTGCGGTAGTAGCAGATGAAGTTCGTAGCCTAGCAACGCGAACAGGTGAATCTATTGTCGAGATTCAAGAAACCATCAACAGCTTACAGCAAACCGCTGGAGAGGCCGTTGAGTCAATGGTTAACGTAAGTCACGAAGCCAATGAAAAGGCCGATAACGTGGCTAATGTAGCTAACTTATTGACTGACATTGCAGCGCAAATCCAAGAGCTAGATGAACTAAACTCACAAATTAGTACCGCTGCTCATCAGCAAAATCTCGCTGCCGATGAAATTAACGAAAATGTCATCAACATCAGCGATGTTGCTGAGAAATCAGCAGAAGATGCAATAAAAGGCGAAGAAATTAGTTTGTCCTTGTTAGAGCTTGCTAACGGCCTAACGGCTCAAGTGGATAAATTTAAGCTGTAA
- a CDS encoding class IV adenylate cyclase: MAQDHFKGQFEVELKYQIDNVQRFKDALASIKHQVRFESNNEVDWYYDWPNDSLKAQNKHLILRDIQPENIQLWIVKGPGGDDCEASDILDLSAAHNMLKTLGYHNTLTLAKTRSMYFVGDYHITFDHLDGLGYFAEFAIMTDDEASLEYHRSQLTVLAEKFGLSRHEEIATSYRQLVERLR, translated from the coding sequence ATGGCGCAAGATCATTTTAAAGGCCAATTCGAAGTTGAACTAAAGTATCAAATCGATAATGTTCAGCGTTTTAAAGACGCATTAGCATCAATTAAACACCAAGTCCGATTTGAAAGTAACAACGAAGTCGACTGGTATTACGATTGGCCAAATGATTCCCTCAAGGCGCAAAATAAACACCTTATTTTGCGCGATATCCAGCCGGAAAACATTCAATTATGGATAGTCAAAGGCCCCGGCGGCGATGACTGCGAAGCCAGTGACATCTTAGATTTGAGCGCTGCTCACAACATGCTAAAAACGCTGGGATATCACAACACACTGACTCTAGCTAAAACCCGCAGCATGTACTTTGTTGGCGACTATCACATCACCTTCGATCACCTCGATGGCTTAGGCTATTTCGCTGAATTCGCCATTATGACCGACGATGAAGCAAGTCTTGAATATCACCGTAGCCAGTTGACTGTCCTAGCAGAAAAATTTGGATTAAGTCGCCATGAAGAAATAGCCACTTCCTACCGACAACTCGTTGAAAGACTAAGATAA
- a CDS encoding hybrid sensor histidine kinase/response regulator, with the protein MNVKLRQLELIRSQMYMGSFGSIAAGLTAAYLFFDVIDDSQTVISWLTAVFICALANAIFARSTKKITEIKHADSALKYFAGLVFFTGVVWGMPSLLITDITLDSKEHIFFLIGVVILAIGMSSSALGSITAYLPMYYSAIAPLMIITVTSFVMVREDAFYFLGIAGFLVVYTAALFLFAFNINQQFIKSIRLEISNHKLAKDYDKQRRIAEANNRAKSKFLAAASHDLRQPLQAMMLFLDQLNIELTQQTHRQILSKVSKSAESLQALLDTLLDISRLEAGDIDHQKSPVSLQRVFENTIASFDEVAAQHDIRLRIVPTSLVIESNAVLLKRCLSNLITNAIKHSKGSKILVGAKRCGKSVSIFVMDNGRGIAAEFADDIYSEFYQVDNYGRQRDKGLGLGLSIVKKTCALLGHSISHQSEVNRYCLFKLSVKRCFGSQIAQQNTMPTAVDSMTITAWVVDDDTLILDALTSLLESWGATVYSAQSSEQVEQMMKKLTAPELIISDLRLEQGLYGDKLIDLVRENYRVTVPAIILTGDTAPDCITRANACDAILLHKPIKPAKLRMAFTKALS; encoded by the coding sequence ATGAATGTCAAATTACGTCAGTTGGAATTGATTCGCTCGCAAATGTATATGGGGTCGTTTGGCTCAATTGCTGCGGGCTTGACCGCTGCCTATTTGTTTTTCGATGTGATTGACGACTCTCAAACCGTTATCTCTTGGTTGACTGCTGTTTTCATTTGCGCCTTAGCAAACGCTATTTTTGCTCGCTCGACGAAGAAAATTACTGAGATTAAGCATGCCGATAGCGCGTTAAAGTATTTTGCTGGCTTAGTGTTTTTCACTGGTGTTGTCTGGGGAATGCCGAGTTTGCTAATTACTGATATTACCCTAGATAGCAAAGAGCATATTTTCTTCCTCATTGGTGTCGTTATTTTGGCCATAGGTATGTCTAGTTCGGCACTTGGCTCTATTACCGCCTATCTCCCTATGTATTATTCCGCAATAGCCCCGCTAATGATAATCACCGTAACTTCGTTTGTGATGGTGCGAGAAGACGCTTTTTATTTTCTTGGTATTGCTGGCTTTTTAGTGGTTTACACTGCTGCGTTATTTTTGTTTGCGTTTAACATTAATCAGCAGTTTATTAAGTCTATTCGATTAGAAATTAGCAATCATAAGTTAGCAAAAGATTATGACAAACAACGCAGAATAGCCGAAGCCAATAATCGTGCTAAGTCCAAGTTTTTGGCGGCGGCTAGCCACGATTTACGCCAGCCATTGCAGGCGATGATGCTGTTTCTCGACCAATTGAACATTGAACTGACGCAGCAAACCCATCGACAGATTTTGTCTAAAGTCAGTAAATCTGCGGAGTCTTTACAAGCGTTATTAGATACCTTGTTAGATATTTCGCGCTTGGAAGCAGGTGATATTGACCATCAAAAATCACCAGTTTCACTGCAAAGAGTCTTTGAGAATACGATTGCCAGCTTTGATGAAGTTGCCGCCCAGCACGATATCAGGTTACGTATTGTACCAACATCGTTAGTGATTGAGAGTAATGCGGTGCTATTGAAGCGCTGTTTGAGTAATTTAATCACTAATGCCATTAAGCACAGCAAAGGCTCTAAAATTCTGGTGGGAGCTAAGCGATGCGGCAAGTCAGTTAGTATCTTTGTGATGGATAATGGACGTGGTATTGCCGCCGAATTCGCCGACGATATTTATAGTGAATTTTACCAAGTGGATAATTATGGGCGACAACGCGATAAAGGATTAGGGCTTGGACTTTCCATTGTAAAGAAAACCTGTGCATTATTAGGGCATTCTATTTCTCATCAATCGGAGGTTAATCGCTATTGCTTGTTTAAGTTATCGGTAAAGCGCTGTTTTGGCTCGCAAATTGCTCAGCAAAACACTATGCCAACAGCTGTTGATTCAATGACGATTACTGCTTGGGTTGTTGATGACGATACGTTAATTCTCGATGCGCTAACAAGTTTACTCGAGAGTTGGGGCGCAACGGTATACAGTGCTCAATCGAGTGAGCAAGTTGAACAAATGATGAAAAAACTAACTGCGCCGGAATTAATTATTTCTGATTTACGCCTCGAGCAAGGGCTATACGGTGATAAGTTAATCGACCTTGTTAGAGAGAACTATCGTGTTACTGTGCCTGCAATCATTCTTACTGGAGATACGGCACCTGATTGTATCACTCGCGCTAACGCCTGTGACGCAATACTGCTGCATAAACCGATTAAGCCAGCTAAGTTGCGGATGGCTTTTACAAAGGCGTTATCTTAG